One window of Anaerolineae bacterium genomic DNA carries:
- a CDS encoding alcohol dehydrogenase catalytic domain-containing protein — MRSEAWVWRGGSNLALEPWEVADPGPGQALLAVRAAGICSTDLHVLEGSVSFVQPPHVMGHEGAGEVVAVGPGVPESLVGGRFAVDTVIGCGQCRFCQSGRKHLCREVQEIGQTIPGMWARHCLVPARNLVPIADTVSFAAATQMETVHCVLGGVDRLHLLAGETAIVLGCGITGILFARLLRLQGAAEVVVTGTRPRRLAMAREYGASLTINVRQEGPAEVLAGRRFDAVVETIGSKESIATAGRLADNGGRVLLFGIPAGHRAEIDVLDAIWRQVTYMPTGNAPQTWPRVAALVNGGLVDLEPLTDCRFAFEELDQAVRAAREQRDTCIKAVVESDRS; from the coding sequence GGCCAGGCGCTCCTGGCCGTCCGAGCCGCCGGCATCTGCAGCACCGATCTGCACGTGCTGGAGGGCAGCGTGTCCTTCGTGCAGCCCCCGCACGTGATGGGACACGAGGGCGCGGGCGAGGTAGTGGCCGTCGGGCCCGGCGTGCCCGAGAGCCTAGTCGGCGGGCGCTTCGCGGTGGACACCGTGATCGGGTGTGGGCAGTGCCGTTTCTGCCAGAGCGGACGCAAGCACCTCTGCCGCGAGGTGCAGGAGATCGGGCAGACTATCCCCGGCATGTGGGCCCGGCACTGCCTGGTGCCGGCCCGCAACCTGGTTCCCATCGCCGACACTGTGTCCTTCGCCGCCGCCACCCAGATGGAGACCGTTCACTGCGTCCTGGGAGGAGTGGACAGGCTGCACTTGCTGGCCGGGGAAACGGCCATCGTCCTGGGCTGCGGCATCACCGGCATCCTTTTCGCTCGCCTGCTGCGGCTGCAGGGGGCCGCCGAGGTGGTGGTGACGGGCACCCGACCCCGCCGCCTGGCCATGGCGCGGGAGTATGGAGCCAGCCTGACCATCAACGTCCGTCAGGAGGGCCCGGCCGAGGTACTAGCCGGTCGGCGTTTCGACGCCGTGGTAGAGACGATCGGCAGCAAGGAGAGCATCGCCACCGCGGGCAGGCTGGCCGACAACGGCGGTAGGGTGCTCCTGTTCGGCATACCGGCCGGACATCGGGCCGAGATAGACGTGCTGGACGCCATCTGGCGCCAGGTGACCTACATGCCCACCGGCAACGCTCCCCAGACCTGGCCCCGAGTGGCTGCCCTGGTGAACGGCGGGTTGGTTGACCTGGAGCCCTTGACGGACTGCCGATTCGCCTTCGAGGAGCTGGACCAAGCGGTACGTGCCGCCCGAGAGCAGCGAGATACCTGCATCAAGGCGGTGGTCGAGAGCGACCGATCCTGA